A segment of the Vibrio aquimaris genome:
CAATTGAGATTGTTGACTAATCTCGAGACAGATAACCAGAAATTATTAAAAGTGTTACTGGTGGGACAGCCTGAACTTCAGCAGAGGCTGCAAATGCCTCAACTTCGTCAGCTAGCCCAGCGCATTACTGGCCGGTACCACTTGCTACCTTTAGATGTTCAGGAAGCGAGTCTTTATATTCGTCATCGCTTGGAGTTGGCGGGTGGAGACAGCAGTTTATTCTCAGCTAAGTCGCTAAAATCCATATCAGAGTATTCTTTAGGGATTCCACGCTTAATTAATTTGATTTGTGATGCGGCATTAAAGCGAGCCTATAGCCTTGGTGAGTCGGTGCCAAGTCAATCCAGTGTTGAAGCTGCGTGTGAAGAGATCATGAGTTTTCAGACCTCCTATCGGCCAGTTGCTATCGAGCAGAAAGAATCTCGCTTAAATTGGCTAAAAGTCAGTAGCTTGTCTCTAGCGTTTGCCGTGGCGAGTTATTGGCTTGTTCCCCAGCTAATGGAAAATCAGATTCAGCAGTATATTGTGGAAAATAACCCTGCTCAAACTGTTACTCTGGTTGAAGAGGAAATTTTTCCCGCTCAGTTACAACAGGTGCTATCCAAGTCCAATAATTTTCAGTTAGCAATGGAAGATCTCTATCGAGTGTGGGGGGTTAAAGCATCTGTCGTGGAGCGATTATGTCGCCAAGGCGATGAGAGTGCGTTTAGCTGTATTCAATCACAAGGCAAGCTTTCCACATTAAAAGAGGCGAATGTCCCTGTACTATTGTCGCTTCATCGTGAAGATATAAGCAGTTATGCGGTTTTGTATAAGTTGAGTAATGACGCTGCCCAGTTATTGGTCGCAGGGCAAAGAGTTGAGTTGCCGCTTGATAAGCTAGAGACCCTATGGAATGGGGAATATTATCAAGTATGGCAAAACTATTGGCGCCAGACTCTTAAACCCAATATGTCTGGACCAGCAATCTATGAATTGAATCGACGCGTGTCAAAAGTCTTGGGTGAATCTGAAATAGAAAACGATGTTTACAATAAAGACTTAATACGAAAAGTGAGATTGTTCCAGCAATGGCAGGGCTTACATGTTGATGGGATAGCGGGACAACAGACCTTGCAGCGTTTAGAAAGGCTTTCTCAGGATAGGGCACCATCATTGAGAGTTACAGAGGGAGAGGCATAATG
Coding sequences within it:
- a CDS encoding ExeA family protein, whose translation is MYKKYFGFTELPFSIVPSSRFLFQSQRHKEALFRLQAGLGEGGGFAMLSGEVGTGKTTLVRALLKSLDKDTQTGLILNPTFSSIELLEAICDEFAINYPSGATLKQFNQSIHDFLLTSYANGTQTLLVIDEAQHLSAEVLEQLRLLTNLETDNQKLLKVLLVGQPELQQRLQMPQLRQLAQRITGRYHLLPLDVQEASLYIRHRLELAGGDSSLFSAKSLKSISEYSLGIPRLINLICDAALKRAYSLGESVPSQSSVEAACEEIMSFQTSYRPVAIEQKESRLNWLKVSSLSLAFAVASYWLVPQLMENQIQQYIVENNPAQTVTLVEEEIFPAQLQQVLSKSNNFQLAMEDLYRVWGVKASVVERLCRQGDESAFSCIQSQGKLSTLKEANVPVLLSLHREDISSYAVLYKLSNDAAQLLVAGQRVELPLDKLETLWNGEYYQVWQNYWRQTLKPNMSGPAIYELNRRVSKVLGESEIENDVYNKDLIRKVRLFQQWQGLHVDGIAGQQTLQRLERLSQDRAPSLRVTEGEA